A genomic window from Heptranchias perlo isolate sHepPer1 chromosome 20, sHepPer1.hap1, whole genome shotgun sequence includes:
- the LOC137336007 gene encoding zona pellucida sperm-binding protein 4-like, whose translation MTCPCTQIENVENIQSAENFGGRTDFVTACSMLEGPKIYDSTAFKDHCGYLTKRLLIDGFSLIKIPKRPLRGRKSSSQPPSLLFPADKCWLSPKNRKDCGFPGIKAICTKDGRVLIAISKDLTLPPVNLTTLHLKDGDGAECSPTVASADTVLFQFAVTECGATPRLDGVNVLYETDVLGEFEILDGALGSVTRDSPFRLHVRCSYKGSQESDLQVKPRVYTLSPPLPATEAGILLLELRIAKDGGYRSWYVASDYPILSVLRDPVFVEVRVLNRNDPSLVLLLNDCWATHTAEPYSGLRWDLLVERCPFAGDNYKTRLLPVNADSHLRFPTHHNRFVVSTFAFWDRVSGRALSGEVYFHCSAEVCYPSTRENCTAPCSPKRRRSADNRSGALVTADGPILFLEGEERLAARIHQDEKDAAVDSPSRVPGLAVGVALLSVAVLVGTVAMWKMEQGRRVGSECSSMEL comes from the exons ATGACCTGTCCATGCACCCAAATCGAGAATGTTGAAAATATCCAATCAGCAGAAAACTTCGGTGGAAGAACAGATTTTGTCACTGCTTGCAGCATGCTGGAAGGACCAAAGATTTATG attccacggcttttaaagatcaTTGCGGATATTTGACGAAGCGCCTCTTGATTGACGGCTTCTCTTTGATTAAGATTCCGAAGCGACCATTGAGAGGCCGAAAATCAAGCT CTCAGCCGCCCTCTCTTCTTTTCCCCGCCGATAAATGTTGGTTGTCTCCTAAAAACCGCAAAGACTGCGGATTTCCGGGCATTAAAGCTA TCTGCACCAAGGATGGGCGGGTCCTGATCGCGATCTCCAAGGATTTGACGCTGCCGCCTGTAAACCTAACAACCCTCCATCTGAAGGATGGAGACGGAGCTGAGTGCAGTCCAACCGTGGCCTCTGCAGACACTGTGCTCTTTCAGTTCGCAGTCACTGAATGTGGCGCTACTCCGCGG CTGGATGGCGTGAACGTCCTGTATGAAACGGATGTGTTGGGTGAGTTTGAGATCTTGGATGGCGCTTTGGGATCGGTGACCCGGGACAGCCCTTTCAG GCTCCATGTCCGGTGCAGTTACAAGGGAAGCCAGGAGTCTGATCTGCAGGTGAAGCCCAGAGTTTAcaccctttctccaccactgcctGCCACTGAGGCCGGGATCCTGCTTCTGGAGCTGAGAATAGCGAAAG ATGGTGGCTACCGGAGCTGGTATGTGGCCAGTGACTACCCGATCCTGAGTGTGCTCCGGGACCCCGTGTTTGTGGAGGTTCGTGTTCTGAACAGGAACGATCCGTCCCTTGTGCTGCTGCTCAATGACTGCTGGGCGACCCACACTGCCGAGCCGTATTCGGGGCTCCGATGGGACCTCCTGGTGGAGAG GTGCCCCTTTGCTGGTGATAACTACAAAACCCGCCTCCTTCCGGTAAACGCTGATTCCCATTTGCGGTTCCCAACTCACCATAATCGTTTTGTAGTCAGCACGTTCGCTTTCTGGGACCGAGTTTCGGGCCGTGCTCTGTCCGGGGAG GTTTAtttccactgcagtgctgaggttTGCTACCCTTCCACTCGAGAGAACTGCACGGCTCCCTGCAGCCCCA AGAGGCGAAGAAGCGCCGATAACCGGTCTGGGGCCTTGGTGACCGCTGATGGACCCATCCTTTTCCTGgaaggtgaggagagattggctgCTCGGATCCACCAGGATGAGAAAG atgctgctgttGATTCCCCCTCCCGTGTTCCTGGATTGGCGGTTGGGGTAGCGCTGCTCTCCGTGGCCGTGTTGGTCGGGACTGTTGCTATGTGGAAAATGGAGCAGGGCCGCAGGGTGGGCTCCGAGTGCAGCTCCATGGAACTGTAG